In the Nitrospinota bacterium genome, TCATTACGGCAGGGGCCGCACCATGTGGCCCAGAAGTTAAGCAAGACGATTTTTCCCCTCAAGCTCCGCACGCTGTGGCGTACGCCATCAAGGCCGGTGAAATCGGCATCGGGAAGTATCTCGCCATCAGCTATGAGGTTGGGATACTTTGGCCCCTTGGTGGACTGGTAAGGGGGCGGGATTGAACCGTTTTTTCCTCCCGCGGAGAGCGGGGGATCGGCTTGGGTTTCCCTTTCGGTACCGGCATTGGAAGATTGAGCGGCGGGAGGGCTATCTTTGGTGGTGATGGTTTTGGTCTTTTTCCTTTTTTCCGCGGGGATGCGGCCGGGATCGTCCGTGTAGTGGGTTTGACCCGCATCGTCAACCCACTTGTAAAGGTCGGCGGCCGCGATAGTTGCCGTTAGCAGAACCGCCAGCGGGAAAAGCGGCAAAAATGAAAATTTCCCGCCGGAATGCGGTTCACCCTTTAAGTTTTCTGAGCGCCGCCAGTACATCATCCACATGTCCTTTCACCTTCACTTTGGGCCAGACTTTTGCCAGTTTGCCGTCCGGCGCTATCAGGCAGGTGGTTCGAACGATTCCCATATATTCCCGCCCGGCCATTTTCTTTTTCCGCCAAACGCCGTAGGCTTGAAGCATTTTCCTGTCCGTGTCGCTTAAAAGGCGCAGATCGAGCTTCTGTTTTTCAATAAAAGCGCGGTGGCTTTTTGGACTGTCGGCGCTGACCCCCAGAATTGCCGCCCCCAGCTTTTCAAAATCTTTCAACCGCGCGGTGAATTCCACCGCTTCGGTGGTACAGCCGGGGGTGTTGTCTTTCGGGTAAAAATAGAGGACTACCCATTTTCCCGCAAAATCCTTCAGGGCCGTTTCTTTTTCGTTGTGGTCGAGCAGACAAAACGACGGTGCTTTTGCGCCTGTTTCAAGTTCCATGAAATCCTCCAGGATATTACGTGATCTTCCTGAGCGCCGCCAGGGCTTCTTCGGCGTGCTTGGTTCCACGCAGCATGGCGCTGTACACATGACGGATCACGCCGTCCTTGCCGATAACAAATGTCACCCGCTCCGGCATGAATCCGAGTATCGTTTTGACGCCGTAGAGCGCGAGGACATCTTTTTTTTCGTCGCTCAGGATGCGATAGGGCAGCGCGTGTTTGCTGGAGAAAAGATTGTGGCTTTCCATGCCATCCATGCTTATCCCCAGCACTTCGGCCCCGGCGGCGGCAAACCCGGCATGTGCATCACGAAAGGCGCAGACCTCGCGCGTACAGATGGGGGAGTCGTCTTTCGGGTAAAAGAAGAGCACCACCGGCTTTTGACCAAGTAGGGTGGAGAGGCGCACCGACGCGCCGTGTTGGTCGCGCAGTTCAAAGTCGGGAGCCTTGTCGCCCACACGCAACGTCATGGTCACTCCTTCAGCGGCTTGTCGAAGGTGAAGGTCACGCGGTACTCGCCGTCGAGGTCTTCTATTTTCACTTCGTAGCCGGATTTCAAAAAGACTTTCACCATCGCCTTGTTTTGCAGCAGCACGGAGGCGAAGAACCCTTTCACGCCATGTTCGCGGGCGATCTGTATCAGGTATTTCAGCAAAAAGCTGGCGATGTGCCGGTTGTGGTATTCGTCCGCCACCATGAAGGCGACCTCGGCCATGCCGCTGCGGGGGCTGAGCATATAGTGTCCGGCGGCGATGATTTCCTCCGCGCCTTCGCGTTCGACGATGGCGACGATGGCCATATCGCCCTCGTAATCCACCGCCGTCAGCTCCTGCGCTTTGCGGTGCGGGAACCGGCTCATCCGCTCGAAAAAGCGAAGGAAGCGCGATTCCGCCGACATGCCATAGATGAGCCGTTGCAGCCCTTTTTCGTCGGTCGCCTTCACCGGGCGGAAAAAGACCATGAGGCCGCCCCCCATCTCCTGCCGCAGTTCATATTGCGCCGGGTAAACCGCGTCGCTTTTCAGCGCCTGATCTTGATATACAAGCTGCCGTTTCTTCGCCTCCTGCATCAGCCAGTCGCGGAATTTCGGATGGGCGACCTGTATGAGGCTCAAGGTTCGTTCCCGGATCGACTTGCCGTGCAGGAAGGCGGTGCCGTATTCGGTCACCACATAGTGCACATCGCCGCGGGTTGTAACGACCCCCGTTCCTTCCTCAATGAATGGGACGATGGTGCTTTTTTCCCCGTCTTCGGAGGTGGAGGGGAGGGCGATGATTGGCTTACCGTCCCGGCTGAGCGCCGCCCCGCGCGAGAAATCCACCTGTCCCCCCATGCCGCCGTATATTTCATAGCCGATGCTGTAGTTGCTCACCTGCCCGGTGAGGTCAATAAGCAGCGCGCTGTTGATGGAGACCATTTTGTCGTTGGCGGCAATCACCCGCCGGTTGTTGGTGTAATCGATGGGGTGGAACTCGAACATCGGGTTGTCGTTGACGAAGGCGTAGAGCTCCGGGCTTCCCATGCAAAACGCGGCGATGACTTTTCCCTTGTGCATCGATTTGCGCGCATTGGTGATGACGCCGCTTTTAACCAGTTCCATCAGCGCGTCGGAAAAGGTTTCCGTGTGGACGCCCAGGTCGCGGTGGTTCCCCAGTTGCAACAGCACGCTTTCGGCGATGGCCCCCATCCCTATTTGCAGGGTGGAGCCGTCCTCTATCAGGCGGCTGATGTTCTGGCCGATGGCCCGGCATGCCGGGCCGCAATGCCCCACGGCGTATGAAATAAGCTCCTCCTCCTGTTCCACCAGCGCGTGAAAGCTTTTCAGCGGCACAAAGGTATCGCCGTGGGTGCGCGGCATGTTGCGGTTAACCTGCGCGATCACGTAATCGGCGCTTTCGATGGCCGCCATCGCGACATCGACGCCGATGCCGAGCGAGCAGTGGCCGTTCTTGTCGGGCGGCGATACCTGTACCAGCGCCGCGTCGAGGCGCATTCTGCCGCCGCGGAAGAGGGCGGGTACTTCTGAAAGGAGTATCGGCGTGTAATCCGCCAGACCCTTCCAGACCGATTCGCGCAGCGTTTGGGTAATATAGAAGGCATTGAGACGGAAACTGTCGGCGTATTTTTCATCGGTGTAGGGGGGCTTGCCCGCCGTGAGCATGGTGACGATCTCGCAATCGGGAAGCTTCGCGGCGCGGGCGGTGAGGGCGCTCACCAGGGCGCGCGGCTCGGCGCAACCGCCGGAGATGAAGATGCGCGATGCCGGTTTTATGGCCGCGACGGCGTCATCGGCGGATTTGAGCCGCTGGCGGTAGAGTTCTTCCCAGCCAGGTTGCATGGCGGGGGGCTACGGTTTCGGTTCCAGCGATATGCGGGCGTCGAGCGCCACGCATCCATCGCCCGCCCCGAATACCATCACCGGGTTGAGGTCAAGTTCCCGTATCATCGGGAAGTCGGTCATCAGGGCCGATACCCGCAGCATCACATGGACGATGGAGTCGATATCGCTCGGCAGCTCGCCGCGCATCCCTTTCAGCAGCGCCACCGATTTGACCTCGGCGATCATGCTTTTCGCATCGAACAGGCTCAGCGGCGCGAGGCGGAACGAGACGTCTTTAATCGCTTCCACATAGATACCGCCGAGGCCGAACATCACCATCGGGCCGAACTGCGGGTCGGTGGTGGCTCCCACGATGACTTCGCGTCCCCCCTTCACCATTGGCTGCACGGCGATGCCGTCAAGTACCGCGTCGGGGTACTTCGCTTTCACGCTTGCCATGATGTTGTCGTACGCCTGAAACACCTCGCCCGCGTTGTGCAACCCCACCTTCACGCCGCCCGCGTCGCTTTTATGCGTCACGTCGCGGCTGACGATCTTCATCACCACCGGATAGCCCAGGTTGTCGGCGATCATCACGGCATCGCGCGCTTTTTGGGCCATGATGCTTTTGAAAAAGTAAATGCCATAGGCCGAAAGGATGCCGCGCGCCTCCTGCTCCGGCAGCTCCATCGTGCCGCGCGCCAGCGCTTCGTCGATGAGGCGCTTGGCTTTTGCTTTATTCGGCAGGTTGGGGCGCGACTCGGTGCGGTCTTCCGCCAGCCAGAGCCGTTTGCGGTTGAGGCTGTCCAGCGCCGCCACGCCCCGTTCGGGGGTCGGGATGACGCAGATGCGGTGGGCGGCGGCGATCTCCATCGCCCTTTCCACCGATTTGCCGCCGAGGAATACGCCCAGTACCGGCTTGTTGTGCATGTTCATGAAATCGATCATGTACTGCGCCAGCTTTTCGGGGTTCAGCGGATCGGTGGGGCTCATCATCACGATGAAGGCGTCCATGTTCGGCTCGTCTTTCAGCACGGCGAATGCGTCGCGGTACCGCTCGGCCGTGGCGTCGCCGATGATGTCCACCGGGTTTTTGTAGTTGGCGGTGTCGGGAAGGAACGCCTTGAGCTTTTGCTGCATCGGTTCGCTCACGGTGGACATCTTGAGGGTGCTGCGTTCAATGCTGTCGGTGGCCACCACGGAGGGGCCGCCGGAATTGGTGATGATGCCGATGCGGTTGTCCGTCATCTGCCGCCCGGAGGAGAATGCGAGCGCGAAATCGAAGAGCTGCTCCATGATGTTCGCCCGCAGCACGCCGGATTGCTTGCAGGCGGCGTCGAACGCGGCGTCGGAGCCGGCCAATGCGCCGGTGTGGCTGCTGGCGGCCTTTTGCCCCGCGGCGGTGGTGCCGGATTTGAAGAGGACGATGGGTTTTTTCACGGAAGCTTTTTTGGCTATATCGAAAAAACGGCGTCCGTCCTTCACGCTTTCAAGGTAGCCGACGATCACGTCGGTCTCCGGGTCGTCCGCCAAAAACTCGATGAGGCTTGCCTCGTCCATGTCCATCTTGTTGC is a window encoding:
- a CDS encoding redoxin family protein codes for the protein MPLFPLAVLLTATIAAADLYKWVDDAGQTHYTDDPGRIPAEKRKKTKTITTKDSPPAAQSSNAGTERETQADPPLSAGGKNGSIPPPYQSTKGPKYPNLIADGEILPDADFTGLDGVRHSVRSLRGKIVLLNFWATWCGPCRNEMPSMQRLFAELGGKRDFSMLAVSEEAADKVKAFWGQQQYRFPVALAGAKQSSTRFGASSIPTTYILNRDGRVLFCQVGGIEWDEPRMAAWLRQLVETR
- the bcp gene encoding thioredoxin-dependent thiol peroxidase, with translation MELETGAKAPSFCLLDHNEKETALKDFAGKWVVLYFYPKDNTPGCTTEAVEFTARLKDFEKLGAAILGVSADSPKSHRAFIEKQKLDLRLLSDTDRKMLQAYGVWRKKKMAGREYMGIVRTTCLIAPDGKLAKVWPKVKVKGHVDDVLAALRKLKG
- a CDS encoding peroxiredoxin; this encodes MTLRVGDKAPDFELRDQHGASVRLSTLLGQKPVVLFFYPKDDSPICTREVCAFRDAHAGFAAAGAEVLGISMDGMESHNLFSSKHALPYRILSDEKKDVLALYGVKTILGFMPERVTFVIGKDGVIRHVYSAMLRGTKHAEEALAALRKIT
- a CDS encoding GNAT family N-acetyltransferase, with amino-acid sequence MQPGWEELYRQRLKSADDAVAAIKPASRIFISGGCAEPRALVSALTARAAKLPDCEIVTMLTAGKPPYTDEKYADSFRLNAFYITQTLRESVWKGLADYTPILLSEVPALFRGGRMRLDAALVQVSPPDKNGHCSLGIGVDVAMAAIESADYVIAQVNRNMPRTHGDTFVPLKSFHALVEQEEELISYAVGHCGPACRAIGQNISRLIEDGSTLQIGMGAIAESVLLQLGNHRDLGVHTETFSDALMELVKSGVITNARKSMHKGKVIAAFCMGSPELYAFVNDNPMFEFHPIDYTNNRRVIAANDKMVSINSALLIDLTGQVSNYSIGYEIYGGMGGQVDFSRGAALSRDGKPIIALPSTSEDGEKSTIVPFIEEGTGVVTTRGDVHYVVTEYGTAFLHGKSIRERTLSLIQVAHPKFRDWLMQEAKKRQLVYQDQALKSDAVYPAQYELRQEMGGGLMVFFRPVKATDEKGLQRLIYGMSAESRFLRFFERMSRFPHRKAQELTAVDYEGDMAIVAIVEREGAEEIIAAGHYMLSPRSGMAEVAFMVADEYHNRHIASFLLKYLIQIAREHGVKGFFASVLLQNKAMVKVFLKSGYEVKIEDLDGEYRVTFTFDKPLKE
- a CDS encoding acetate--CoA ligase family protein, giving the protein MGDMQRFFTPKAIAVIGASGTPGKIGYVVLSNIIRGGYAGNVYPVNPKADEILGKKVYHSVAELPDGVELAVFTVPPKAVNPEIHAIGKKGIKNALIITAGFSEVGLEGKTLESELALACKQYGISVVGPNCVGIIDAVNRLNATFTEKVPAPGRIAFLSQSGAVCIAIIDWSLKNGVGFSKFISIGNKMDMDEASLIEFLADDPETDVIVGYLESVKDGRRFFDIAKKASVKKPIVLFKSGTTAAGQKAASSHTGALAGSDAAFDAACKQSGVLRANIMEQLFDFALAFSSGRQMTDNRIGIITNSGGPSVVATDSIERSTLKMSTVSEPMQQKLKAFLPDTANYKNPVDIIGDATAERYRDAFAVLKDEPNMDAFIVMMSPTDPLNPEKLAQYMIDFMNMHNKPVLGVFLGGKSVERAMEIAAAHRICVIPTPERGVAALDSLNRKRLWLAEDRTESRPNLPNKAKAKRLIDEALARGTMELPEQEARGILSAYGIYFFKSIMAQKARDAVMIADNLGYPVVMKIVSRDVTHKSDAGGVKVGLHNAGEVFQAYDNIMASVKAKYPDAVLDGIAVQPMVKGGREVIVGATTDPQFGPMVMFGLGGIYVEAIKDVSFRLAPLSLFDAKSMIAEVKSVALLKGMRGELPSDIDSIVHVMLRVSALMTDFPMIRELDLNPVMVFGAGDGCVALDARISLEPKP